AGATTTCGGTTTCGGTTCGCAATTTATCGATCCGCGTAAACGAATTAAATATACAACATTATCACAGCTTGCGATTAAGCGTAAAATGAAAATGGAATTAATTGCGGAAGAAATGCGCGTACTATACGTAGCATTGACGCGTGCGAAAGAGAAGTTAATTTTAATCGGAACAGTTAAGGATGCAAATAAGGAAATGGAAAAATGGCTTGATGCGAGGGAACATAGTGAATGGTTATTACCAGATCACATACGTGCCGGAGCGTCTTGTTATTTAGACTGGATTGCACCTTCATTATATAGACACCGTGATAGTGAAATGCTTCTTGAATTAGGACAAGGAAGCATTCCGGATGAAATTTACGGATATGACACTAGCTGGAAAGTAGAAGTTGTGGACGGTAACACACTACTTGCACCAGAGCCAGTTCAAGAAGAGAAACAAGAATTGTTAGAAGCGCTTCGTGAGAAAAAGGCTGTTCCCCTGCAAAGTGAACGGAAAGAAGAAGTGTACGACAGATTAATGTGGAAGTACGGATATGAGGATGCGACATCTCATCGTGCGAAGCAATCTGTTACAGAAATAAAGAGAAATTATCAATCTGAAGAAGGTAGCGATAACGCCTTTATTAAAAAACTACGTGCACCAATTAAAACACGCCCGCGCTTTATGGAGAAAAAAGGGTTAACGTACGCAGAGCGCGGAACAGCAGTCCATGCCGTTATGCAGCATGTTGATTTGAAGAAGCCGATTACGGTTGAAGTTCTTCAAGAGCAAATTGCTGGAATGGTAAATAAGGAATTATTAACATTCGAGCAGGCGGAAGAAATAGCGATTGAAAAAGTAATTTCATTCTTTGACAGTGACTTAGGTAAAAGGGTATTAGCGGCGAAAAGTGTTGAGCGTGAAGTACCATTTACGATGATGCTTGCAGCAGAAGAAGCATATCAAGATTGGCAAGGGAAGAGTGAAGAAACGATTCTTGTCCAAGGGGTTATCGACTGCATGATTGAAGAGGAAGATGGCATTACGTTAATCGACTTTAAAACAGATACGATTGAAGGGAAATTCCCAGGCGGATTCGAACAAGCGAAACCAATTTTAGAAGATCGATATAAAGTGCAGCTTTCGTTATATGCAAAAGCACTGGAGAAAAGCTTACAACATCCTGTAAAAGAGAAATGTTTATACTTCTTTGATGGGAATCACGTTGTAAATATTGAAGAATAGAGGGGCTTGTAAATGGTAACGGAAAAAACGTTAAGAACTTGTGAACAGGGACACGAGTACTATAAAAGTAGCGATTGTCCAACTTGCCCAGTCTGTGAGAAAGAGAGAAAACCAAAAGAAAGTTTTCTCTCTCTTCTTTCAGCGCCAGCAAGAAGGGCATTAGAGCACCGTGGAATTCAAACTGTAGAAGAACTCTCAAAATATAGTGAAAAAGAAATTTTAAAACTGCATGGTATGGGACCTGCGTCTTTGCCGAAGCTTAAGAAGGTTTTGGAGGAGAGTTGGTTATCATTTAAATAAAATAGTGCCTCTTCACTACTTACTTGTTTATACCACTATTTGTGGACTGTAAAGCTCTTGCTTATTAAAATTTCATTTTAATAATTTTGAATTACATAAAAGAAAAAAGTAGGAGAATATCTCCTACTTTTTTTACGCTGTTCCAATCTGATCTTGATCTGCCACATCAGAATCAAATGTATTCGTTGCACTAACACCGTTAAACGTATTCACGACAAATCCAACATTGGAAGCTCCGGACCCATTATAAGCTTTCGTGTTTTCTTTCGGAGAAACGTTATAAAAATCTCCTAAATTGAAAGAACCGTTACTGTTTTGAACGACGAGATTTCCAACAACAGAAGGCATATCCATCCACCTACTTTACTAAACTTTGTAATTACTATATGAATTATTGTGCGGAAGGTTCATCTGTAATATATTGGCGGATTTGCATAATACGAGAGTTATTAAAAACATAATCAACATTTCCAATTTGAAATCCACCAGAGTTTAAAAGTGTGCGCAATTCAACGTTATTCACTTCAATAAAAGGGCATTCATTTACAATATTTAATTTTACATCTGTCGTTCGTTTTGGAATTGTAATGTGTTCATCTGTAAAGATTTCAAAAGCATCAAAGCTACCTTCTCCCCGTATATAACAAGGAATTTCACGGTGGACGGCAATAGCTCTACTTTTTAATTCCATTTGATTGGCATCTCCAACTTGAAATACGGCAGCAATCCCTAACGAAACAATAGAAACATTTTGGACAATAGACACATGATGCAACATAATTTTTCAGTCTCCTTAACCTGGAGTAGGAGGGACATCTGTTACTAATGGTACAAATGGACCCTCTGTAACTGTTTCAAATGGTGTATCGAGAATAGAAGATAGAATGAGGAGATTTGCATCTCCAATTAAAAAGAGTGCGGACGACGATACACCGTTCATTTTAATCTGTCCGACTTTTAACTCACGGTTTACAACGTTAAGGTTCATACATACTTACTCCTTTCGGAAATTTCCCGGTATGTGCTGAATAAAGGAGAGAAAGGCTTTGTCAATATCTTGTTTCATTGCCTGAATAATGATATCTCGTAAATAATCTGGATCTGTTGAAATACCTTCATATGATTGCGCTTGTGATAAATAATAAGGGAGTCGATGCTCCATCTGTTTTTTTATGTCATCCACCATCATTTGTCGATACATTTCATCAAGCGGTGTTCTCTCTTCTTGTTCAAAATGGAGAATACGATTATATGCTTCTTCATCTAAGTATCGATGCATTTCTTGGAGGATACCTTGATAAAAGTCTGGGTTTGTTTCGGTTTCAGGGTTTACCTTCAATGTTTCTGTATCCACTTGAAAATCTTCAATTTGTTGTCCTTTTGCTGAAAATGGGTTTAAACCAATATTTAAAGTACCATTTAAATTTTCGACTTTTAATTGATCGAATTTGTATTCCACTTTTCCTACAGAAGAGGAGGGGCGATTTTTTAATTCGTTAAGCTCTTCTTGGAGTTGGCGCACTTGATCTTCTAAATTTAGGATGGCTGCTTGTTGTGTTTGAAGAGCTTGTTGAAGTTGGTGTAAGTAAGTATATATATCTTGATTCATTTGTGAAACCTCCTTTTCAATAGGGAGGGTAAAAATATTCCTGCTATATATTTATGACAAGGATGTCTTAAGAAGAACTAGTTGATGGTTTGATAGAAATAATTTGTCCTTTTGCCTGTAATGGGCGAAGCGGTTCCGTAAATCCGCCCGTATTTGAAAATTTAGATAGGGCTTTAATACTTCCGGCAGTACCAATTTGGAACACAGAAGAGGTTGTAATGCTATCAATTTTAATACTGTTGATGATGATACTTTGGTTTACATAAAAATTCAATGCAATTGCCTCCTTTAAGTTGAGCCAATTATCGCTTGATCGATTACATCTGAATCGTTGACAGTCGTTGCACTTTGATAATTGTAGACAGAAACATTATCTCCAACGTTGAAAGAGCCGGCCCCGGCGAAAGCACGTGAGTAACTAATAGGCCTAATCGCAAATACATCTCCAATATGAAAAATACCACTTGATCCAATATTGACGATACGAATATGTCCGACCATAGCTGGCATACAAAACACCCTTCGTTTTTAAAATTTTCTTTTCTACTATTGTATGGGCGTTTCCAATAAAATGTGTATTTTTTTGAAATAAAAGAAACACACGCATTATTGCGTGTGTGTTTTGAACGTTTGATTAGGGTGTAAATCCGTATGTACATGACAAATTACATTTAAGAGCCTGTCCAGTTCTTGGCTACAATCCACTGTTTTTTGAGAAGTCATTCCATAGCGTTCAGCAAAATAAATCATTTTTTCACGTTTTTTTTCAATCGCTTGCTCAAACATTGAAATCGGCTCCATCTCTAAATGAAATTTTTAGTATATATGTAGTACATATTATACAAAAACTTCATAAAAAAGAAATGCATTCGCTAAAAAAAGTAAAATTTCTACATTTTATGCCAAATGATAAAGGGGTAACGAATAAGGGATGAGAAGAATATTGTAAAAATTAGCGTGCATGAGAAGGTTTTTTTCTTGCGGATGCGAATACAATTAAAGGGTATGAGTTTTAGGATGGAGAGTGGAAATATTGCGTTTTGTAACGGCGAAGAAAGAAGAAAAGGTATTTGTAGGTATTGTAGATGAAGAAGAAGAAAAGGTATTACACTTAAGAGAAGCGCAAAGACAAAAAGGGGAAAAGGTTACAATCCCTATTACAATGTTAGAGTGTATTGAAAGAGGGACTGAATGCTTTGAGAAAGTATGTGAAATTGTAAATTGGGCAAAAGAGAACGGGGAAGCGGCGTATTATCCGTTAACAGAGGTGAAAATATTAGCGCCGATTCCAAGGCCAAGAAAGAATATTTTGTGCGTTGGAAAAAACTATCGTGAGCATGCGGTAGAAATGGGCGGAGTAGAGTCTATTCCAGAAAATATAATGATCTTTACGAAAGCACCAACAACAGTTATTGGCATAAATGAGCAAATTAATGGTCACCCTCATGCAACGGACGAACTAGATTATGAAGGAGAATTAGCTATCATTATTGGTAAGCGAGGGAAGCAAATAAAAAAAGAAAAAGCGCTTGAGCATGTTTTTGGTTATACGATTATCAATGATGTAACAGCTCGAGACATTCAAAGAAAACATAAACAGTTTTTCTTTGGGAAAAGCTTCGATACATTTTGTCCGATGGGACCGTATTTAATTCATAAATCGGTGGTTAATGCGCCGAATGCATTACACATTGAAACGGTAGTAAATGGAGAAGTAAGGCAAACTTCTAACACAAATAAAATGATTTTTTCAATAGAAGAAATTATTTCAACGATAAGTAAAGGAATGACTTTAGAACCAGGTGATATTATTGCAACAGGAACGCCGGCTGGTGTCGGAAAAGGTTTTACACCACCGAAGTTTTTACATGCTGGTGATGAAGTGGTCATTACAGTAGAAGGAATTGGTACTTTACGAAATGTAGTGAAATAAAGAAAAGAGCTATCTTGTTAAAAGATAGCTCTTTTTTTATGGCCTTGGGTTATAGAGGTAATCGATAACGGCAAAAGTGTAAAGACCAATGAATGCAAGTGTACAAATGCCAAATAGTATAACCGTAAGTGCGCTTTTTTCTCGTCCAAAACCAATGATAGTAAGAATAACAGCAGTCCAAAATGATGCTTTCAGTAGTGTGAGTGTAGTAGGAGTTGAGTAATGAAGCCATGTTGTGGAAAGTAGGAAACCAAAGAATGTAACTAAAATAAAAGCTGTAGCTAAATAGTTAATATGTTTACCATATCTTAATAGCATGTCGCACCTCCTTTACGATTTTAAAATACAGAAAATTACAATTTCATCTTAATATAAATGAATATAAAAAGAAAGAGGTTGTCCCAACATGTCGGACAACCTCTCTATCATTACGATAATACAGCTTTAATTTTTTGGAATGCCCACTCTAAATCTTCTTCAGAGATTACTAGAGGTGGTGCGATACGAATTACATTTTCGTGTGTTTCTTTACATAATAGACCAGCTGCTTTTAGTTGTTCACAGTAAGGACGAGCTGGCTCGTTTAATTCGATACCGATGAATAAACCTTTACCACGAACTTCAGTGATCATTGGGTTATCAATCTCTTTTAATTGCCCAACTAATTTTTCACCTAATTGAAGAGAACGCTCTGTTAATTTTTCTTCTTCTAACACTTCAAGAGCCGCGATAGAAACAGCACATGCAAGTGGATTACCACCGAATGTAGAACCGTGAGAACCT
This DNA window, taken from Bacillus cereus ATCC 14579, encodes the following:
- a CDS encoding RNA polymerase alpha subunit C-terminal domain-containing protein; translation: MVTEKTLRTCEQGHEYYKSSDCPTCPVCEKERKPKESFLSLLSAPARRALEHRGIQTVEELSKYSEKEILKLHGMGPASLPKLKKVLEESWLSFK
- the gerPF gene encoding spore germination protein GerPF; this encodes MPSVVGNLVVQNSNGSFNLGDFYNVSPKENTKAYNGSGASNVGFVVNTFNGVSATNTFDSDVADQDQIGTA
- a CDS encoding spore germination protein GerPE; the protein is MLHHVSIVQNVSIVSLGIAAVFQVGDANQMELKSRAIAVHREIPCYIRGEGSFDAFEIFTDEHITIPKRTTDVKLNIVNECPFIEVNNVELRTLLNSGGFQIGNVDYVFNNSRIMQIRQYITDEPSAQ
- the gerPD gene encoding spore germination protein GerPD, whose product is MNLNVVNRELKVGQIKMNGVSSSALFLIGDANLLILSSILDTPFETVTEGPFVPLVTDVPPTPG
- the gerPC gene encoding spore germination protein GerPC, with the translated sequence MNQDIYTYLHQLQQALQTQQAAILNLEDQVRQLQEELNELKNRPSSSVGKVEYKFDQLKVENLNGTLNIGLNPFSAKGQQIEDFQVDTETLKVNPETETNPDFYQGILQEMHRYLDEEAYNRILHFEQEERTPLDEMYRQMMVDDIKKQMEHRLPYYLSQAQSYEGISTDPDYLRDIIIQAMKQDIDKAFLSFIQHIPGNFRKE
- the gerPB gene encoding spore germination protein GerPB, giving the protein MNFYVNQSIIINSIKIDSITTSSVFQIGTAGSIKALSKFSNTGGFTEPLRPLQAKGQIISIKPSTSSS
- the gerPA gene encoding spore germination protein GerPA yields the protein MPAMVGHIRIVNIGSSGIFHIGDVFAIRPISYSRAFAGAGSFNVGDNVSVYNYQSATTVNDSDVIDQAIIGST
- a CDS encoding aspartyl-phosphate phosphatase Spo0E family protein, with amino-acid sequence MFEQAIEKKREKMIYFAERYGMTSQKTVDCSQELDRLLNVICHVHTDLHPNQTFKTHTQ
- a CDS encoding fumarylacetoacetate hydrolase family protein: MRFVTAKKEEKVFVGIVDEEEEKVLHLREAQRQKGEKVTIPITMLECIERGTECFEKVCEIVNWAKENGEAAYYPLTEVKILAPIPRPRKNILCVGKNYREHAVEMGGVESIPENIMIFTKAPTTVIGINEQINGHPHATDELDYEGELAIIIGKRGKQIKKEKALEHVFGYTIINDVTARDIQRKHKQFFFGKSFDTFCPMGPYLIHKSVVNAPNALHIETVVNGEVRQTSNTNKMIFSIEEIISTISKGMTLEPGDIIATGTPAGVGKGFTPPKFLHAGDEVVITVEGIGTLRNVVK